In the Aerosakkonema funiforme FACHB-1375 genome, CTCGTTTGATTGCTGTAACTAAGCTAGAATTGGCAACGGTTCAAGCGATTGAGCCCGAATATATTGAGTTAGTAGATCCGACGACGCTGATGCCTTTACAACAAATTGAGGAGGTTGGACTTTTGGCCCTCGCTGCCAGGTTGGGCACTACCCGCCTCATTGACAACATTATTCTGAGAAACCGTCAGCCGATTGTGGCAATCGATGGCCCTGCTGGGGCGGGAAAATCTACCGTAGCCCGTCAGGTAGCGCAGGCTTTGAAGCTGCTATACCTGGATACGGGCGCTATGTATCGAGCGGTGACGTGGCTGGTTTTGGAATCTGGTATTTCTATAGAAGATGAACCAGCAATCGCCGAAATTGTCAGTAAGTGCGATATTGAATTGGGTATGGGGGATGAACCTCAAGCTCCTATTCGCGTATGGATAAATGGCCAAGAAGTAACGCAAGCCATACGCAGCCTAGAAATAACCTCTCACGTTTCTGCGATCGCTGCCCAGACTCCCGTCCGCCAAGAGCTAGTCAAACAGCAGCAGCGCTGGGGTGAGAAAGGAGGTATTGTGATTGAAGGTCGCGATATCGGCACTCATGTTTTCCCCGATGCCGAACTCAAAATCTTCTTGACTGCTTCGGTGCAAGAACGAGCCCGTCGCCGTCAACAAGATCTCAAAAATCGAGGTGAGGCAGATTTGAGTTTGGAACAGATGCAGCAAAACCTTTCCGAACGGGATTGGAAAGATAGCAACCGTAATATAGCGCCGTTACGAAAAGCACCTGATGCCATTGAAATCCAAACTGATGGTCTTAGTATCGCTGAAGTTACCGATCGCATTATTACCCTCTACCGGGAGAAAGTGGAAGGACAAAGCTCGACCTTGGCTAATTAATCCAAAACCTAGAGCTATGGTAACTGCTAATGGTTAATACCTCGAAATTCAGGTAATCAGCCATCAGCAGTTAATTTTTGCTAACGATAACTTCGATTCGCTTCCAGGCTCGCCCCCGTAAAATTTCAGCTTATAGATTGGCTGAGAATATTTGCAAACGATGACATCTCAAAATTTGGCATTTAAAGGAGCAATATTGCAAGCTGCGCCCAATTTCTCAGTATATCGGACAGGAGTCCAAGCAGACATCACGCGATCGAGTCTAACTGTATGTTTAAGAAGGTTTTGGTGTTCGTTACCCTAGTAGCGGCTGTTTGTAGTTTTGCGATCGGTCTTAACTTGTCTGTCAAAGAAGGTTCTCGCGAGACTGTGGTGATATCTGCTGTCGCGCCTGGGCGATTGCCAATAACTCAACAGCAAAATTTAGATTCAGAAGTTGTTCGGCAACAAAAAGTAATCCAAAACCTACAATTTCCGATCGTTCAACCTCACGTTCAAGTAGGAGCAGAGTCTCTTCCCTCCTACAATGAGGGAAAATATCCAGCAGACGAAGAAGGCAAAATTTTTACAGTTCCTACCCAGTTTCAAGGTAAAATGCTGGAAAAGATGCCAATTCTGGGTGAAAAGAAACTGATTGCCCTCACTTTTGATGATGGCCCTTGGCCTAAAACGACTTTGCAAGTGCTAGAAATTTTAAAGAAAAACAATATCAAAGCGACTTTTTTTTGGGTCGGTCGTTGCGTCAAATATTTTCCACAAATAGCCCAACAAGTAGTAAACGAAGGACACGCGATCGCTAACCACACTTGGAGTCATTCTTACCGAAAAATGAATCCCAGTCAAGCAGCTAAAGAAATAGAAGACACGGCAGAACTGATTTACAAAACAACAGGAGTAAAAACATTTTTATTTCGTCCTCCTGGCGGTCTGTTGAACAATGGGCCGGCAGATTATGCGAAGGAGAAAAACTATGCCATCGTCAAGTGGTCAAATGACCCGATGGATTATCGCCCACTGCCTGCGTACCAATTAGTCAAAAATGTACTTCGTAAAGCCAAATCCGGCGATATTGTATTATTGCACGATGGTGGCGGCAATCATTCGGCGACGGTGAAGGCTTTACCGGAAATAATTGATAAGTTAAAACAGCAAGGTTTTGAATTTGTCACCATCCCCGATCTTTTAGAAATGAAAGCTCAAGAAATGAACGAGGGAGAGTCACAATTGAAATTATTGCCCGTGCCCAATTCACTTCCCGATTAAATACATTTATCTCATCACCACAAAACGGGAGAGCCCAATCAACGATCGGAATTAGGTTTGATGGTCTGACATTTTCTGAGAAGTCGGGTTTGTTGAAGAAACCCGACTTCTATGTTGGCAATTAAACTTTCAAACTTTCCAGCGTTTCAACAGATGGATTTACCTCTGGAGAATCAGCTTCTGAAGGAGGCACAACTTGCCAGAATTTGGGTAAATATTCTGTCCATTTCTCCAGAATCGTCATAGCTTTTTGGCTACCAGTGCGATCGGCATGAGCTTGGATGAGTTCCTGCAATTGCGCTTCTCCTACGGGCGATATCACCCGTTGAAACTTGACAATTTCGGGGTTGACTTTTTGGGCGAAACTGTTATCTTCGTCGAGGAAGTAAGCCAGACCGCCTGTCATTCCAGCGCCCACGTTGCGACCGACTTTGCCGAGGACGACCACAATACCGCCAGTCATGTACTCGCAGCAGTGGTCGCCCGCGCCTTCAATGACTGCAATGCCTGCGGAGTTCCGGACTGCAAAGCGTTCGCCAGCTTGACCTTTGGCAAACAATGTGCCGCCAGTTGCACCGTACATACAGACGTTACCGACGATCGCTGCCCCGGATGGGTCGTAGGTGGCGTCGGTTGGTGGCTGGATGATAATTTCGCCTCCGTGCATACCTTTGCCTACATAGTCATTCGCTTCTCCTTCCAGACGCAAAGTCATGTTCGGTAGGTTGAATGCACCAAAGCTTTGCCCCACAGAACCGACAAAGTTGAGGGTAATTTGACCGCTAAACCCATTATTGCCGTATTGGGATGCGATCGCACCCGCGAGTCTCGCCCCAACGGTGCGGTCTGTATTCACCACCCGCAGTGTCTTGCTGTATTCGCCTCGATCGCGGATAGCGGCTTGAATCTGGGCGTCTTGCAACAGTTGGTCGTCCAAAACAACACCGTTGCTGTGAACGGCTTCGTGGTTTAACCAGTTACGATTCGATCGCGTATCCGGTAATTGCAGCAAACAATCCAGATTCAGGGATTGGGTTTTGGTTAACTGGATACTGTCTCTTGTTTTGAGCAAGTCAGCCCGTCCGATGACTTCTTGCAGCGATCGATACCCCAAACGCGCCAGAATACTCCGCACTTCTTCTGCTACAAAGTAGAAGAAATTAACGACGTGTGCAGGTATACCAGTAAACCGCTTCCGCAGCGCCTCTTGCTGCGTCGCCACTCCGACAGGGCAGTTATTTGTGTGGCAGATCCGCGCCATGATGCAGCCTTCCGCAATCATGGCGATCGAGCCGAAACCGTATTCTTCGCCGCCCATTAAGGCACCCATCACCACATCCCATCCGGTCTTGAAGCCGCCATCAACGCGGAGGATAACGCGATCGCGCAGTTGATTTTCCATCAGCACCCGATGTACTTCTGTCAATCCGAGTTCCCAGGGGGAACCTGCGTGTTTAATGGAACTCAGTGGCGATGCACCGGTAC is a window encoding:
- a CDS encoding bifunctional pantoate--beta-alanine ligase/(d)CMP kinase, coding for MYLCTTVAALRCYLRLWQIEQRPIEPEVGLVPTMGALHSGHLALIERARQQNDFVIVSIFVNPLQFGPTEDFQKYPRQIEQDRQLCQKAGVDLIFAPTAIELGLVTATESATTAVFPPQSMTSVLCGRSRIGHFQGVATIVTKLLNLIQPTRAYFGQKDAQQLAIIRRVVADLNIPVEIVSFPTVRESSGLAKSSRNQYLTAEEKEQASVLYRSLRQAELAFQGGERSSARLIAVTKLELATVQAIEPEYIELVDPTTLMPLQQIEEVGLLALAARLGTTRLIDNIILRNRQPIVAIDGPAGAGKSTVARQVAQALKLLYLDTGAMYRAVTWLVLESGISIEDEPAIAEIVSKCDIELGMGDEPQAPIRVWINGQEVTQAIRSLEITSHVSAIAAQTPVRQELVKQQQRWGEKGGIVIEGRDIGTHVFPDAELKIFLTASVQERARRRQQDLKNRGEADLSLEQMQQNLSERDWKDSNRNIAPLRKAPDAIEIQTDGLSIAEVTDRIITLYREKVEGQSSTLAN
- a CDS encoding polysaccharide deacetylase family protein, coding for MFKKVLVFVTLVAAVCSFAIGLNLSVKEGSRETVVISAVAPGRLPITQQQNLDSEVVRQQKVIQNLQFPIVQPHVQVGAESLPSYNEGKYPADEEGKIFTVPTQFQGKMLEKMPILGEKKLIALTFDDGPWPKTTLQVLEILKKNNIKATFFWVGRCVKYFPQIAQQVVNEGHAIANHTWSHSYRKMNPSQAAKEIEDTAELIYKTTGVKTFLFRPPGGLLNNGPADYAKEKNYAIVKWSNDPMDYRPLPAYQLVKNVLRKAKSGDIVLLHDGGGNHSATVKALPEIIDKLKQQGFEFVTIPDLLEMKAQEMNEGESQLKLLPVPNSLPD